One region of Streptomyces capillispiralis genomic DNA includes:
- a CDS encoding dienelactone hydrolase family protein, which produces MTTTATITTRTVEYPADGLTMIGHLALPAGADRRPAVLLGPEGMGLSDVERRRADALAELGYVALAFDLHGGRYLSDPEEMLARCLPLLADPDRMRHIGHAALDEVRAEPRTDPDRIAAIGYGTGGAIALELGRGGVDLRAIGTVNATTTGRPGEAARIRCPVWAGVGSEDPIMPPSRRNAFTAEMQAAGVDWRLAIYGGALHAFHHPPVDHPVVPGVGYHPQHARRAWRDVVDLLAECLPVTEDPGA; this is translated from the coding sequence ATGACGACGACGGCAACGATTACGACGCGTACGGTCGAGTACCCGGCCGACGGTTTGACGATGATCGGGCACCTCGCGCTCCCGGCCGGTGCCGACCGCCGGCCCGCAGTGCTGCTAGGGCCGGAGGGCATGGGGCTCAGCGACGTCGAGCGCCGCCGGGCCGATGCTCTCGCCGAGCTGGGATACGTAGCGCTGGCCTTCGACCTTCACGGCGGGCGCTATCTGAGTGACCCCGAGGAGATGCTGGCCCGTTGCCTGCCCCTGCTCGCCGATCCCGACCGGATGCGGCACATCGGCCACGCGGCACTCGACGAGGTGCGCGCCGAACCCCGGACCGACCCCGACCGGATCGCCGCCATCGGCTACGGCACCGGGGGCGCCATCGCGCTGGAACTCGGGCGAGGCGGCGTCGACCTGCGCGCGATCGGGACGGTCAACGCGACCACCACGGGCCGACCGGGCGAGGCAGCGCGCATCCGCTGCCCGGTGTGGGCCGGGGTCGGATCGGAAGACCCGATCATGCCGCCCTCGCGACGCAACGCGTTCACCGCCGAGATGCAGGCGGCGGGCGTCGACTGGCGCCTGGCGATCTACGGCGGCGCCCTGCACGCCTTCCACCACCCGCCGGTCGACCACCCCGTGGTCCCCGGTGTCGGCTACCACCCACAGCACGCGCGGCGAGCCTGGCGCGACGTCGTCGACCTGCTCGCCGAGTGCCTGCCCGTGACGGAGGACCCAGGGGCATGA
- a CDS encoding M28 family peptidase, whose product MKRRFAVAGVLLAVVLGCGTLPAAAAGSAPVADTLAAPDVDVTKVTAHLNELSAIAGRNGGNRRSTGQGYRDSVAYVKGRLQAAGYTVTEQPCTSGCTSGAGPNLIAEWPRGDANNVIMFGAHLDSVSAGPGMNDNGSGSAALLENALTLAQQNPSMANRVRFAWWTDEEQGLNGSDFYVRSLASAERSRIKAYYNFDMVASTNGGYFINHITSSAAAPMKAYWDSLGLQPEENTEGAGRSDDYSFEQYGIPTSGYAMGASARKTSAQAAKWGGTAGSAYDPCYHRSCDTLTNINTTGLDRASDGIAHTVWQRAVLAGTGGCDTAGVVANGGFESGTTPWAGDTGSIGAHSGQAAHTGTRFAWLAGYGSTRTESISQSVTVPAGCSRATLDYWLHIDTDESGSTPYDRFTVKAGGTTLATLSNADAGSGYVQRSVDLTAYAGQTVTLTFTGSEDSSLQTGFVLDDVSLRSG is encoded by the coding sequence GTGAAACGAAGATTCGCCGTGGCGGGCGTCCTGCTCGCCGTCGTGCTCGGCTGCGGCACACTCCCCGCCGCGGCCGCCGGCTCCGCCCCCGTCGCGGACACCCTCGCCGCGCCCGACGTGGACGTGACCAAGGTGACCGCCCACCTGAACGAGCTGAGCGCCATCGCGGGGCGCAACGGCGGCAACCGCCGGTCCACCGGCCAGGGTTACCGCGACTCCGTCGCCTATGTGAAGGGCAGGCTTCAGGCCGCCGGCTACACCGTCACCGAGCAGCCCTGCACCTCGGGCTGCACCAGCGGGGCCGGCCCCAACCTGATCGCCGAGTGGCCGCGGGGCGACGCCAACAACGTGATCATGTTCGGCGCCCACCTCGACAGCGTCTCGGCGGGCCCGGGCATGAACGACAACGGCTCCGGTTCGGCCGCCCTGCTCGAGAACGCCCTGACGCTGGCGCAGCAGAACCCCAGCATGGCCAACCGGGTCCGCTTCGCCTGGTGGACCGACGAGGAGCAGGGCCTCAACGGGTCCGACTTCTACGTCCGTTCCCTGGCCTCGGCGGAGCGCTCCCGGATCAAGGCGTACTACAACTTCGACATGGTCGCCTCCACCAACGGCGGCTACTTCATCAACCACATCACCTCGTCCGCCGCCGCGCCCATGAAGGCGTACTGGGACTCGCTCGGGCTGCAGCCCGAGGAGAACACCGAGGGCGCCGGGCGCAGCGACGACTACTCCTTCGAGCAGTACGGCATCCCCACCTCCGGCTACGCGATGGGGGCCAGTGCCCGCAAGACGTCGGCGCAGGCCGCGAAGTGGGGCGGGACCGCGGGTTCCGCCTACGACCCCTGCTACCACCGGTCGTGCGACACCCTCACCAACATCAACACCACCGGCCTCGACCGCGCGTCCGACGGCATCGCGCACACCGTCTGGCAGCGGGCGGTGCTGGCCGGGACGGGCGGCTGCGACACCGCCGGCGTGGTGGCCAACGGCGGCTTCGAGAGCGGCACCACGCCGTGGGCCGGGGACACCGGCAGCATCGGCGCCCACTCGGGGCAGGCCGCCCACACCGGGACCCGGTTCGCCTGGCTGGCCGGGTACGGCAGCACGCGCACCGAGTCGATCAGCCAGTCGGTGACCGTGCCGGCCGGGTGCTCCCGGGCGACGCTGGACTACTGGCTGCACATCGACACCGACGAGTCCGGCTCGACGCCGTACGACAGGTTCACGGTGAAGGCCGGGGGCACCACGCTGGCCACCCTGTCCAACGCCGACGCCGGCAGCGGCTATGTGCAGCGTTCGGTGGATCTGACGGCGTACGCGGGGCAGACGGTGACCCTGACGTTCACCGGGAGCGAGGACTCCTCGCTGCAGACCGGCTTCGTCCTGGACGACGTGTCCCTGCGGAGCGGCTGA
- the fomD gene encoding cytidylyl-2-hydroxypropylphosphonate hydrolase produces MAEGGAMRHGEAGGTAGRWAPGTPILWRYRENGGARIHIARPVTVVRDEPDLLAVWLAPGTECVKPVLADGTPVHQEPLATRYTRPRAVQRDRWFGTGVLKLARPGEPWSVWLFWDQGWLFKNWYVNLEEPLARWAGGVDSEDHFLDISVHPDRSWHWRDEDEFAQARRDGLVDSALAGRVREAGRAAVEVIGSWGPPFSDGWENWRPDPSWAVPSLPQDWDRIPAHVSS; encoded by the coding sequence ATGGCAGAGGGCGGAGCGATGAGGCACGGGGAAGCGGGCGGGACGGCGGGGCGCTGGGCGCCGGGGACACCGATCCTGTGGCGGTACCGGGAGAACGGCGGCGCGCGCATCCACATCGCGCGCCCCGTCACGGTCGTGCGCGACGAACCGGACCTGCTCGCCGTGTGGCTGGCGCCCGGCACCGAGTGTGTGAAGCCGGTGCTCGCCGACGGCACGCCCGTGCACCAGGAGCCGCTCGCCACCCGCTACACCAGGCCGCGCGCGGTGCAGCGGGACCGCTGGTTCGGCACCGGGGTGCTGAAGCTGGCCCGGCCCGGTGAGCCGTGGTCGGTGTGGCTGTTCTGGGACCAGGGCTGGCTGTTCAAGAACTGGTACGTGAACCTGGAGGAGCCGCTGGCCCGCTGGGCGGGCGGGGTGGACTCCGAGGACCACTTCCTGGACATCTCCGTGCACCCGGACCGCAGCTGGCACTGGCGTGACGAGGACGAGTTCGCGCAGGCCCGGCGGGACGGGCTGGTGGACTCCGCGCTGGCCGGGCGGGTGCGTGAGGCCGGGCGGGCGGCGGTGGAGGTGATCGGCTCGTGGGGGCCGCCGTTCTCGGACGGGTGGGAGAACTGGCGCCCGGACCCGTCGTGGGCGGTACCGTCACTGCCACAGGACTGGGACCGCATCCCGGCGCATGTGTCCTCGTGA
- a CDS encoding class II fumarate hydratase, whose translation MTTTGDERPYRIEHDSMGEVRVPADAKWRAQTQRAVENFPVSGQRLERAHIEALARIKGAAAKVNARLGVLDEDIAEAIQAAAAEVAEGRWDEHFPVDVFQTGSGTSSNMNANEVVATLASERLGRDVHPNDHVNASQSSNDVFPSSLHIAATAAVTRDLIPALGHLAASLERKAEEFADVVKSGRTHLMDATPVTLGQEFGGYAAQVRYGIERLNASLPRLAELPLGGTAVGTGINTPPGFSAAVIEEVARVTGLPLTEARDHFEAQGARDGVVETSGQLRTIAVGLTKIANDLRWMSSGPRTGLAEISLPDLQPGSSIMPGKVNPVVPEAVLMVCAQVTGNDATVAAAGASGNFELNVMLPVIAKNVLESVRLLANVSRLLADRTVDGIVAHRERAREYAESSPSVVTPLNKYIGYEEAAKVAKKALAERKTIRQVVLEGGYVERGDLTVGQLDEALDVLRMTRP comes from the coding sequence ATGACGACCACGGGCGACGAGCGGCCCTACCGCATCGAGCACGACTCCATGGGCGAGGTGAGGGTCCCGGCCGACGCCAAGTGGCGCGCGCAGACCCAGCGCGCCGTGGAGAACTTCCCCGTCTCCGGGCAGCGCCTGGAGCGCGCCCACATCGAGGCGCTGGCCCGCATCAAGGGCGCCGCGGCCAAGGTGAACGCCCGGCTGGGGGTGCTGGACGAGGACATCGCCGAGGCGATCCAGGCGGCGGCCGCCGAGGTCGCCGAGGGCAGGTGGGACGAGCACTTCCCCGTCGACGTGTTCCAGACCGGGTCCGGGACGTCGTCCAACATGAACGCCAACGAGGTCGTCGCCACCCTCGCGAGCGAGCGGCTGGGGCGCGACGTGCACCCCAACGACCACGTCAACGCCTCGCAGTCGTCCAACGACGTCTTCCCCTCGTCGCTGCACATCGCCGCCACGGCGGCCGTCACCCGTGATCTGATCCCGGCCCTCGGCCACCTCGCCGCGTCGCTCGAGCGCAAGGCGGAGGAGTTCGCCGACGTGGTGAAGTCCGGGCGGACCCATCTGATGGACGCCACGCCCGTGACGCTGGGCCAGGAGTTCGGCGGGTACGCGGCCCAGGTGCGGTACGGGATCGAGCGGCTGAACGCCTCGCTCCCCCGGCTCGCCGAGCTGCCGCTGGGCGGGACCGCCGTCGGCACCGGCATCAACACCCCGCCGGGGTTCTCGGCCGCCGTCATCGAGGAGGTCGCCCGGGTCACCGGGCTGCCGCTGACCGAGGCGCGCGACCACTTCGAGGCGCAGGGCGCCCGGGACGGCGTCGTGGAGACCAGCGGGCAGCTGCGCACGATCGCCGTCGGGCTGACGAAGATCGCCAATGATCTGCGGTGGATGTCCTCCGGGCCGCGCACCGGTCTCGCGGAGATCAGCCTGCCGGATCTGCAGCCGGGCTCCTCGATCATGCCCGGCAAGGTCAACCCGGTCGTCCCGGAGGCCGTGCTCATGGTGTGCGCGCAGGTGACCGGGAACGACGCGACGGTCGCCGCCGCCGGCGCCTCGGGCAACTTCGAGCTCAACGTGATGCTGCCGGTCATCGCGAAGAACGTGCTGGAGTCGGTGCGGCTGCTCGCGAACGTCTCCCGGCTGCTCGCCGACCGCACGGTCGACGGCATCGTCGCCCACCGCGAACGGGCCCGGGAGTACGCCGAGTCCTCGCCGTCCGTGGTGACCCCGCTCAACAAGTACATCGGTTACGAGGAGGCGGCCAAGGTCGCCAAGAAGGCCCTGGCCGAGCGGAAGACCATCCGTCAGGTGGTCCTGGAGGGCGGGTACGTCGAGCGCGGCGACCTCACCGTCGGGCAGCTCGACGAGGCGCTGGATGTCCTGCGTATGACGCGCCCGTAA